The following are encoded together in the Humulus lupulus chromosome 5, drHumLupu1.1, whole genome shotgun sequence genome:
- the LOC133778830 gene encoding calcineurin B-like protein 9, producing the protein MADVLSEEQIVEFKEAFCLFDKDGDGEFSAISLVDELQRNFCGNSLQEEELQLALFQTPHGENLFLDRVFDLVDEKRNGVVDFDEFVHALGIFHSCAPIRRKNRL; encoded by the exons ATGGCAGATGTACTAAGTGAGGAACAGATTGTTGAGTTTAAAGAAGCTTTTTGTCTTTTTGACAAGGATGGAGATGGTGAGTTTTCTGCTATCTCGTTA GTAGACGAACTTCAAAGAAACTTTTGTGGCAatagtttgcaagag GAAGAGCTTCAATTGGCGCTGTTCCAAACTCCACATGGCGAAAATCTTTTCCTAGACCGG gtttttgatcttgttgatgaAAAGAGAAATGGTGTTGTTGACTTTGATGAATTTGTACATGCACTCGGTATCTTTCATTCCTGTGCTCCTATTAGAAGAAAAAATCGACTGTAA
- the LOC133834389 gene encoding uncharacterized protein LOC133834389 translates to MVINSPLLIQDIKTKRVILEGRLRDGLYQLDVPTTKASEGRLAEENKDKLDSTFSPFVAISTSDVNHVSDCISVRDLWHRRLGHPSLRILNQVLNSANVKLSMNVIIMQRHNP, encoded by the exons ATGGTAATCAACTCCCCATTACTCATACAG GACATCAAAACAAAGAGAGTAATACTGGAGGGGAGGCTTAGAGATGGATTGTATCAACTTGATGTTCCAACTACTAAAGCTTCTGAAGGACGTTTGGCCGAGGAAAATAAAGACAAGTTGGATTCTACGTTTTCTCCATTTGTTGCAATTTCTACCTCTGATGTAAATCATGTTTCAGATTGTATTTCAGTTAGAGACTTATGGCATAGACGATTGGGGCATCCCTCTCTTAGGATTCTCAATCAAGTTTTAAATTCTGCTAATGTAAAACTGTCAATGAATGTGATAATTATGCAAAGACACAATCCATAA